The window ACTTCGTATTGGTAGATCTCTCCCAAGCCTGTTGCTATCGGCCCCATCTCCGGCGAGCCGATGCCCGGTGGAATGTTTTCGCGGGCGGTTGCCATGCGTTCGAGAATTAGCTGACGAGCGAAATAAATGTCGGTCGATTCTTCGAAAACGATAGTGACGTTCGAGATTCCGAACTTCGAAACCGAGCGTATTTCTTCGACTCCCGGAATTCCCGACATCGCAACCTCGATGGGAAGGTGATCTGCCGTTCGATCTCAAGCGGCGCGAGGCTCGGGCGTTGGTCAATACCTGGACCTGAAACATTCGTCACATCAGGCACGGCATCGATTGGTAAATTTATAAGGCTATAGCGCGCCCGCCGCCATGATCGCAACGAGCAAAAGAACGATCAGCTTTTGAGCAATGGAAAATCTTATTAATGCGTTGATCATATTTTTAGTGATCGTCCCCCATTGCACCTTTTTCAAGCTGTGTCTTTAAGGTGAAGCTGCCTTTCGTCACAACCTTTTCGCCAAGCTTTAATCCTTCAATGACTTTCGTGTAGCCGTTGATGTCTGCCCCGGCCTCGATTTCGCGCACTTCATAAGCGCCCGGCTCGTCGTCGCGGAACAAAGACGACGGTTTTGTCACCCGTCCGCTGGACTGCGGATGATGGCACAACCAACTCTTCGCCGCTCTCCGCATTCGTTCCCGGCATAGAAACCCACCTCCGCGAACATTCCTGCCCGAAGCTTTCCGTTCGAATTTGGAACCTCAAGCCGACACGTCCAGTTCGGGTCGTTTCATCCAATTGCGGGTCAATGTAGGAAACGCGACCGCTGACCGTTCCGATAGCGGGCGACGTAATTTCTGCGACCGAACCGACACGAAGCCTTGCCATACTTGTTTCCGGCACATTTGCGATCACGTAAACCGTTCCCAGATTCGAGATCGAAAAAATTGGAGTCGCCGCCTCTATACCCGCTCCAGCGTTAAACTTTCTTTCTGTGACAACACCAGAAAGCGGCGATCTCAGAGAAACAAGCGACGTGTCGCTACGATGATCGTCCGGCTTGCCCGACTCGACAGGAACACCAAACGCCCGCATTCGTCCTCGATATGCCGCAGATCGACCTGGGCCGTTTCGACCTCGGCTCTCGCTTCCTGCAATTCTTTGTTGAGAGCGATATTGGACTGAAAATCAAGTCCGCCTTCGCAGTTTTGTAAACTGTTTCTGCTGCGATCAAATCTTTTCCAGCACCCGCCCCGAGTTCGATAAGTCGCCTCGTTCGCTTCAACGTAGCTTCGGCCTCATCGAGCTTAGCTTTTGCCTGTAGTACAGCTACGCGGTTCTCAGATTTTTGCACACGCGTCAGATTTCGCTGAACTAGCTCATATTTAGTTTTAGCCTCGTGCATTTTGCCGTGCATCTGCGAGTTGCGGACTCGAAATAACGGCAAGCACGGCTCCCTTTTGCACATTGTCACCAACACCGTAGAAAACTCTCTCGATTCTTCCGCCAACTAATGCCGTCGCCATCTCGGTCGTCTCAGGATTCAATTCGACCGCACCCGTAACCATTAATCGGGCAATTGCCGGTCGTTGAGTGACGGTTTCCGTGACGATACCGGCGGACTCGATCATCTCAGGATCGAGCTTTACTTCTTTGCCTTCCTCGTCCTCAGAATTTCCCGGTTCTTCCTTATGTTCCTCGGCGGTAGCTTTATCTCCGCTTGCGGAGTTTTTGTTAACGATCCACGCAATTCCAATTATCGCGATAAGACCGACGACCGCCGCCGTGATGATCCACGCCCTGGCTGATTTAGCTGTACCGGGCCGCGTAGACTCGACTTTGAGATCTGCCGAATCCAGATTGTTCTCAAGACGTTCAAGCTCTGCTTCGTCGTTTCTTTCGTACTCGTTTGGTTCTGCGATATTCTTGTTTGACATAACTTCTTCAGATTTACAGTGTGATTCCTAGTGCAATAAAAAGATCGGCCTGCGCCCGATAGCGTTCCGTCAGAGTCTCGGTCAGATCACGGTTGGCATCCAACAATCTGCGCTGTTCCGCAATTAGATCGGTAATCTTGAGTTCTCCCAGTTCATAAACTCTTCTAATGGTTTCAATGTTTTGACGCGAGCGCGGCAGCACGGCGGTTTCGAGGGTCATTAGGGATCGGTTGGCCGCTTCGATCCGTTGAAATGCAACAGTAATCTCGTTCTTAATAAACTGCTCGGCAAACGCACGGCGTTCCTGAGCCTGGCGTATCGTGATCGCCGCTTCCGCCTTTGCTCCCTGATTCTTGTTGAATAGCGGCAGCGCAATTGCAACACCAAAGGTTAGCGATCGATCGCGATCCTGCGGAAATGGGCCGGTCGGTAGATCGATGGATGAACGTCCCTGAGTGTAACGGGTATAAGCAGTTAGATCCGGCCTGCTCTGAGAATTGATCAGCCGCAGACCGGCGCTTGCAAGCTGCTCGTCTAGCTCTGCAAGCCGAATCTCCGGCCGGTTGCGCAAACCGACGGCAATACCTGTGTCGATGGAGGGTGGAAGTGACGGGAGAGTCGCCGTTGATATATCTTCGCGAAGTTTGAAAGGCGCTTGCGGCTCGACTCCGGCGTAGAATCTCAATCGTGTCAGTGCGGCCTGCAGCCGTCCCTCAACTAACTGCCGGCGGGCCCGCAGCCGCTCAACCTCGGTTTTGCAGAAGGCTAAGTTCGAGCGGCGGTGTCTCGCCTTCGTTTACGCGGATCTGCACAAACTCGACGGTCCGCACGTCAAGACTTAGCAGTTCCTCTGACACCTGTAGCTCACGCAATGCCGCGAGGGCTTCGGTGTAAGACACAAATATCTGACTCGCCAGAGTTCGCTGCCGGGCAGTGATTTCAGCCTCTCGCAAGGTGATTTCGGCATTTGCCACATCAATGCGCCGCTGCCGTCGCCCGAATAGTTCGAGTGGAACCGCGATCCCGGCGCTGAACTGGCTGTCACCGGGCGACCCGGCCAGACGGCCGGAACTTTGTTCAACCTCAAGCGTCGGATTTGGCCGCAGCCCAGCCTGGGTCAGGCGAGCCCTGGCTTTATCGACTTCGAGACGGGCGATCTTTATGTCGCCGTTTGTTTCAAACGCAAGTCTGATAATCTCAGCCAGCGACATACCGTCCGTCTGACTATAATAATTTGGCACCAACAGAATCGTGAAAGCGTTGGTTCTGATGGGAATGTCGCCCGTCGAGGGAGTTGAATCTCTTCCAACTATTGCTACCTGCGACTGACCAAAACTAGTACTTGTTAAGATGGCAACTGCCAAAAGTAACGCGCCAACGGCACGTCTACCAAAAAGAACATACATAAACCTGATCCTTAATTAGAAACTGGAAAATCTCGCTTGTCTCCCGGCAATAAGCTAGGATAAAAAGCGCAGTCGTTTCGATTGAAAGAATTAGGCTGTTCTAGGCGGACGGAAGAGTTGAGTTAGGCTTGAATTGGAATACCGTCCTACGTAAGTATCGGACTATGAAAACTCTAATTTGTTTGTAGGCTTGGCGGATGGAATTGCGAAATATCCCGCGATGACATGCGAACAGCAGCAAAAGCAGGTATCGTCGTCGCAATCCTGAGTCGGGTCGTTTCCTTGTCGGGATTCCCCGTCTGACTGCAGACGAGTTTGAATGGATTTAGTAGCGGAGCGACTGTCAGGATCGCGGGCAGTTTTTGTAAAATGATGAGCGGGTGGAATGCCGACGGCCTCGTTTCCACAATAGGCTTGAAGAACGCTAACATCCGCTACCGCATAAAGCACAAACAAAAAAGCAACAAGGCTTGTGAGCTTGTTCCTTAATCTTATTTGAGACTTTGAGCGATTCACGACCATAGAGAATTCTTAATCATACAATCCTCACCACGCAATGTCAAAAATTAGTCCCGAATGAGACGAAGACAAACTTAATTTTCTTTACTGGAGGCAAAAGTCAATCTAAGGACAGTTCCCGTTACGCCACCCTCGACAGTTTAATGCCGCACCGTGCTGTGTGGCAATTTTGTGCGCTATCGAAAGCTCAAGTCCCACTCCCTTCTCTTTTGTCGTTGC is drawn from Acidobacteriota bacterium and contains these coding sequences:
- a CDS encoding efflux RND transporter permease subunit, whose product is MSGIPGVEEIRSVSKFGISNVTIVFEESTDIYFARQLILERMATARENIPPGIGSPEMGPIATGLGEIYQYEVRPNREAITRRPTSGRSTTGIFADS
- a CDS encoding efflux RND transporter periplasmic adaptor subunit encodes the protein MAGSESRGRNGPGRSAAYRGRMRAFGVPVESGKPDDHRSDTSLVSLRSPLSGVVTERKFNAGAGIEAATPIFSISNLGTVYVIANVPETSMARLRVGSVAEITSPAIGTVSGRVSYIDPQLDETTRTGRVGLRFQIRTESFGQECSRRWVSMPGTNAESGEELVVPSSAVQRTGDKTVVFVPRRRAGRL
- a CDS encoding efflux RND transporter periplasmic adaptor subunit, which translates into the protein MSNKNIAEPNEYERNDEAELERLENNLDSADLKVESTRPGTAKSARAWIITAAVVGLIAIIGIAWIVNKNSASGDKATAEEHKEEPGNSEDEEGKEVKLDPEMIESAGIVTETVTQRPAIARLMVTGAVELNPETTEMATALVGGRIERVFYGVGDNVQKGAVLAVISSPQLADARQNARG
- a CDS encoding TolC family protein; amino-acid sequence: MRFYAGVEPQAPFKLREDISTATLPSLPPSIDTGIAVGLRNRPEIRLAELDEQLASAGLRLINSQSRPDLTAYTRYTQGRSSIDLPTGPFPQDRDRSLTFGVAIALPLFNKNQGAKAEAAITIRQAQERRAFAEQFIKNEITVAFQRIEAANRSLMTLETAVLPRSRQNIETIRRVYELGELKITDLIAEQRRLLDANRDLTETLTERYRAQADLFIALGITL
- a CDS encoding TolC family protein, with the translated sequence MYVLFGRRAVGALLLAVAILTSTSFGQSQVAIVGRDSTPSTGDIPIRTNAFTILLVPNYYSQTDGMSLAEIIRLAFETNGDIKIARLEVDKARARLTQAGLRPNPTLEVEQSSGRLAGSPGDSQFSAGIAVPLELFGRRQRRIDVANAEITLREAEITARQRTLASQIFVSYTEALAALRELQVSEELLSLDVRTVEFVQIRVNEGETPPLELSLLQNRG